Proteins encoded in a region of the Balaenoptera ricei isolate mBalRic1 chromosome 19, mBalRic1.hap2, whole genome shotgun sequence genome:
- the LOC132352942 gene encoding proline-rich protein 2-like: MGNQRAPALRRSPRNLPWPDCASGLSGAGKSCSSGPGPAGKVRAADRQPRGGVRAASLDSPGGPRDPQAAVPPMTAPRASGSGSRRQRDLPGSGGPRERPPPFLPRVRGVPAAPPVSGTSQEAPPGFRPVSQRSQSPASSTADGQGAGADGPEPCGPTRSGAPRARPVASPGRGPPPTHYPLSPPACARQSPLAPAPHLRRAPAPSSPPEPAVYTGSDVSAPAPPPPQADAGWLQTKRLGADPNHSLRERGGDGPAPPCLGTEDLQMGQPGWGLRTGGQSPQGHPGSPL; this comes from the coding sequence CCCCGGCCCTCCGGCGGTCCCCGCGGAACCTCCCCTGGCCTGACTGCGCCAGCGGGCTCAGCGGGGCCGGAAAATCGTGTTCCTCGGGGCCCGGCCCGGCGGGGAAGGTGCGCGCAGCCGACCGGCAGCCGCGGGGCGGCGTGAGGGCCGCGTCCCTAGACAGTCCCGGTGGACCCCGGGACCCACAGGCCGCCGTCCCTCCGATGACTGCTCCGCGGGCTTCCGGGAGCGGGTCCCGGCGCCAGCGCGACCTCCCCGGCTCCGGCGGCCCAAGGGAGCGCCCCCCGCCCTTCCTGCCCCGCGTCCGCGGGGTCCCCGCCGCGCCCCCGGTCTCAGGCACGAGCCAGGAGGCCCCTCCAGGCTTCCGTCCGGTCAGCCAGCGCTCCCAGAGCCCGGCGTCCTCCACAGCGGACGGGCAAGGGGCGGGAGCCGACGGCCCTGAGCCCTGCGGCCCCACGCGGAGCGGCGCCCCACGAGCTCGTCCAGTCGCCAGCCCCGGCCGCGGCCCACCGCCCACCCACTACCCCCTGAGCCCGCCCGCCTGCGCCAGGCAGAGCCCGCTCGCGCCCGCTCCTCACCTGCGACGCGCCCCGGCCCCCAGCTCACCGCCCGAACCGGCTGTGTACACCGGAAGTGACGTCTccgcgccggccccgcccccgccccaggcGGACGCCGGGTGGCTGCAGACCAAGCGGCTGGGAGCGGACCCCAACCATTCCTTGCGCGAGCGGGGCGGGGACGGCCCTGCACCCCCTTGCCTAGGGACGGAGGACCTCCAAATGGGACAGCCAGGGTGGGGGTTGAGGACCGGCGGCCAGAGCCCGCAGGGTCACCCTGGTTCTCCACTGTGA